The following coding sequences lie in one Saccharopolyspora hordei genomic window:
- the mtnC gene encoding acireductone synthase, protein MSVPVTARWVVLDIEGTMTATSQVHVVLYDYARPRLGPWIDEHPDDPVVREAVAQVKAEAGLDAAAGTAEVVSVLHSWMDADRKATPLKTLQGLIWSEGYARGELTTECFPDVVPALRRWRERGAQLAVFSSGSVAAQVASFSHTTEGDLRELFSGHFDTVNAGPKKERPSYEAITEHLEAEPGAVVFLSDVPAELDAAAAAGWRTVGLARPGEPHAEADFGAHPVVSRFDEVELEVIA, encoded by the coding sequence GTGAGCGTGCCCGTCACGGCCCGGTGGGTCGTGCTGGACATCGAGGGGACGATGACGGCCACCAGCCAGGTGCACGTGGTGCTCTACGACTACGCGCGGCCCCGGCTGGGCCCGTGGATCGACGAGCACCCCGACGACCCGGTGGTGCGCGAGGCCGTCGCGCAGGTCAAGGCCGAGGCGGGCCTGGACGCGGCGGCGGGCACCGCGGAGGTGGTGTCGGTGCTGCACTCGTGGATGGACGCCGACCGCAAGGCCACCCCGCTGAAGACGTTGCAGGGCCTGATCTGGTCCGAGGGCTACGCGCGCGGTGAGCTGACCACCGAGTGCTTCCCCGACGTGGTCCCGGCGCTGCGGCGGTGGCGGGAGCGCGGGGCGCAGCTGGCGGTGTTCTCCTCGGGGTCGGTGGCCGCGCAGGTGGCGTCGTTCTCCCACACCACCGAGGGTGACCTGCGGGAGCTGTTCTCCGGTCACTTCGACACGGTCAACGCCGGGCCGAAGAAGGAGCGCCCCTCCTACGAGGCGATCACCGAGCACCTGGAGGCCGAGCCGGGTGCGGTGGTGTTCCTCTCCGACGTGCCCGCGGAGCTGGACGCGGCGGCCGCAGCGGGCTGGCGCACCGTGGGCCTGGCGCGGCCCGGGGAACCGCACGCCGAGGCCGACTTCGGCGCGCACCCGGTGGTGTCGAGGTTCGACGAGGTGGAGCTCGAGGTGATCGCATGA
- a CDS encoding ABC transporter ATP-binding protein produces the protein MIDSRPTDTGPVLQVDDVDVVRDGNRLLQSISLQVHPGQHWALLGANGAGKSTLLSLLGAVNHPTRGTVRVLGHQLGRVDMRRLRSSVGHVNPRHPLRSPLRVREVVLTGATGTTEVMPRWEPTPQQAAHADRLISTLGMSEKAQARWDTLSQGERGRVLIARALMPEPRLLLLDEPATGLDLAAREQLLTSLDTLRAEHPELATVLVTHHLEELPASTTHAMLLRDGLCLAAGEVDEVITSDHISKCFDHPVRITRIDGRWHARADR, from the coding sequence TTGATCGACTCCCGGCCCACCGACACCGGCCCCGTGCTGCAGGTCGACGACGTCGACGTCGTCCGCGACGGGAACCGCTTGCTGCAGTCGATCTCCCTGCAGGTCCACCCCGGCCAGCACTGGGCCCTGCTCGGCGCCAACGGCGCGGGCAAGTCCACGCTGCTGAGCCTGCTCGGCGCGGTCAACCACCCCACCCGCGGCACCGTGCGCGTCCTCGGCCACCAGCTCGGCCGGGTCGACATGCGGCGGCTGCGCTCCTCCGTCGGCCACGTCAACCCCCGCCACCCGCTGCGCAGCCCGCTGCGCGTGCGCGAGGTGGTGCTCACCGGCGCCACCGGCACCACCGAGGTCATGCCGCGCTGGGAACCCACCCCGCAGCAGGCCGCGCACGCCGACCGGCTGATCAGCACGCTCGGCATGAGCGAGAAGGCCCAGGCGCGCTGGGACACCCTGTCGCAGGGGGAGCGGGGCCGCGTCCTCATCGCCCGCGCCCTGATGCCCGAGCCCCGGCTGCTGCTGCTGGACGAACCGGCCACCGGGCTCGACCTGGCGGCCCGCGAACAACTGCTGACCAGCCTCGACACCCTGCGCGCCGAGCACCCGGAGCTGGCCACCGTGCTGGTGACCCACCACCTGGAGGAGCTGCCCGCCAGCACCACGCACGCCATGCTGCTGCGCGACGGCCTCTGCCTGGCCGCCGGCGAGGTCGACGAGGTGATCACCAGCGACCACATCAGCAAGTGCTTCGACCACCCGGTGCGCATCACCCGCATCGACGGCCGCTGGCACGCCCGCGCCGACCGCTGA
- a CDS encoding s-methyl-5-thioribose-1-phosphate isomerase, which yields MPPPSAHPGAPTLADSVRLAEDGVHILDRRVFPFEHRWVHARTVDEVAVAIEDMVTQSSGPYFAVLWGMVLAARETVGDDPDTARKRLAAAGERLIATRPTNDQPRKAVDWVMAAVAEADDVPAAALAGAQAGDADYRRRSREMGRAGAQLLPHRARVLTHCWGDLYLLGLVEALLEAGKQPSFICTETRPYLQGARLTAHSLAEMGVEVTVVTDAMPASLLRAGEVDALVTASDRVTMDGHVINKVGTLQHAVAAQTFGVPFHALCHAPDPRSATGADVPIEYRDGQEVLHTLGQRTATDLVRGLYPAFDVTEPRFVTTVVTDRGAFPPDRLSEYFGEESR from the coding sequence ATGCCACCACCTTCCGCGCACCCCGGCGCGCCGACGCTGGCCGACAGCGTGCGCCTGGCCGAGGACGGGGTGCACATCCTGGACCGCCGGGTGTTCCCGTTCGAGCACCGCTGGGTGCACGCCCGCACCGTCGACGAGGTCGCCGTGGCGATCGAGGACATGGTGACCCAGTCGTCCGGGCCCTACTTCGCGGTGCTGTGGGGCATGGTGCTGGCCGCCCGCGAGACCGTGGGGGACGACCCGGACACCGCGCGCAAGCGACTGGCGGCCGCCGGGGAGCGGTTGATCGCCACCCGCCCCACCAACGACCAGCCGCGCAAGGCCGTGGACTGGGTGATGGCGGCGGTGGCCGAGGCCGACGACGTGCCCGCGGCGGCGCTGGCCGGCGCGCAGGCCGGGGACGCCGACTACCGGCGCCGCAGCCGGGAGATGGGCCGCGCCGGGGCGCAGCTGCTGCCGCACCGCGCCCGGGTGCTCACCCACTGCTGGGGCGACCTGTACCTGCTGGGCCTGGTCGAGGCGCTGCTGGAGGCGGGCAAGCAGCCGTCGTTCATCTGCACCGAGACCCGCCCGTACTTGCAGGGCGCGCGGCTGACCGCGCACTCGCTGGCCGAGATGGGCGTGGAGGTCACGGTCGTCACCGACGCGATGCCCGCCTCGCTGCTGCGCGCCGGGGAGGTCGACGCGCTGGTGACCGCCAGCGACCGCGTCACCATGGACGGCCACGTGATCAACAAGGTGGGCACGCTGCAGCACGCGGTGGCCGCGCAGACCTTCGGGGTGCCGTTCCACGCGTTGTGCCACGCCCCGGACCCGCGGTCGGCGACCGGGGCGGACGTGCCGATCGAGTACCGCGACGGCCAGGAGGTGCTGCACACGCTGGGACAGCGCACCGCGACCGACCTGGTGCGGGGCCTGTACCCGGCGTTCGACGTCACCGAGCCGCGGTTCGTGACCACGGTGGTGACCGATCGCGGGGCGTTCCCGCCGGACCGGTTGTCGGAGTACTTCGGAGAGGAGTCGAGGTGA
- the mtnB gene encoding methylthioribulose 1-phosphate dehydratase, with translation MSTAVEQAGAALAAESARMAGLGWMRGTSGNLSMTLQRDPLRLAVTASGLDKGELTASDVVVVDEAGAAVPDQPRPDQRPSAEAGLHARIAAVAGAGAVVHVHMLSAVLAGHRWPEGVVLRDLEMLKGLGRRDDDVVTVPVIPNSQDMRVLGDAFEASFDAATPAVVVARHGLYVWGRDLVQARHRTECLDWLFQFTLAANGFQEAVA, from the coding sequence ATGAGCACGGCGGTGGAGCAGGCCGGTGCGGCGCTGGCGGCCGAGTCGGCGCGGATGGCGGGGCTGGGCTGGATGCGCGGCACGTCGGGCAACCTGTCGATGACGTTGCAGCGGGACCCGCTGCGGCTGGCGGTGACCGCCAGCGGGCTGGACAAGGGTGAGCTGACCGCCTCGGACGTGGTGGTGGTCGACGAGGCGGGTGCGGCGGTGCCCGACCAGCCCCGCCCGGACCAGCGGCCGTCGGCGGAGGCCGGGCTGCACGCGCGGATCGCGGCGGTGGCCGGTGCCGGCGCGGTGGTGCACGTGCACATGCTGTCGGCGGTGCTGGCCGGGCACCGCTGGCCGGAGGGCGTGGTGCTGCGGGACCTGGAGATGCTCAAGGGCCTGGGGCGCCGCGACGACGACGTGGTCACGGTCCCGGTGATCCCCAACAGCCAGGACATGCGGGTGCTGGGTGATGCGTTCGAGGCGTCGTTCGACGCCGCGACACCGGCGGTGGTCGTGGCCCGTCACGGGTTGTACGTGTGGGGCCGGGACCTGGTGCAGGCCCGGCACCGCACGGAGTGCTTGGACTGGTTGTTCCAGTTCACCTTGGCCGCGAACGGATTCCAGGAGGCTGTGGCATGA